A portion of the Clostridium gelidum genome contains these proteins:
- a CDS encoding YaaR family protein has translation MEIGRVRRGSATSERKVVSEKKDFSQSFSQERHKKSEEQLNKMIDDIKKRGSKLITTKTYVDVIMYKKMIKEYLESILKYMYETKKDISFWQTQYFITVDTVDNKLEELTKGLLSDEKDNINIASTIDEIQGMIVDIYR, from the coding sequence ATGGAAATAGGAAGAGTAAGAAGAGGAAGTGCAACATCTGAAAGAAAAGTTGTTTCTGAAAAGAAGGATTTTTCTCAAAGTTTTAGTCAAGAAAGACATAAAAAATCAGAAGAACAACTTAACAAGATGATAGATGATATAAAAAAAAGAGGTAGTAAGCTTATAACTACAAAGACTTATGTTGATGTAATTATGTACAAGAAGATGATAAAAGAGTATTTGGAGTCAATACTAAAATATATGTATGAAACAAAAAAGGATATAAGTTTTTGGCAAACTCAATATTTCATAACTGTTGATACTGTTGATAATAAGCTTGAAGAATTAACAAAAGGATTACTTTCAGATGAAAAAGACAATATAAATATTGCATCAACAATAGATGAAATACAAGGAATGATTGTGGACATATATAGGTAG